One genomic window of Gossypium hirsutum isolate 1008001.06 chromosome D11, Gossypium_hirsutum_v2.1, whole genome shotgun sequence includes the following:
- the LOC107904650 gene encoding protein PLANT CADMIUM RESISTANCE 6, with the protein MGRPDTDPEQIQAEYELRPQEYDPTHEPTPNVADEYPPPPPYENRNQQGQQQPQFPPQQPPQYPPPAQQQPPQYPLPAQQQPPQYPPPSQQPNQAYPPPQRPAPYPPQQNMQYNPAYPNGTNQQPAAAAYPPQPVQYPPKSPAANQMYANVGPQATQPQTVYAPNVAPQVFPQPAFLPPDQGQGMPPVSPHKHVAGIPVVNGGVDGWRTGLFDFMDDPMNALVTAFFPCLTFGQIAEIVDDGHTTCGTSGLLYGAIAFLIGLPCLMSCTYRTKLRNKFGLPEAPAPDWVTHFLCEWCALCQEYRELQLRGWDPSIGWQGNLAKKQVQQPVMMAPMNQRMIA; encoded by the exons ATGGGACGCCCTGATACAGACCCTGAACAAATACAAGCCGAATACGAGCTTCGCCCTCAAGAATACGACCCGACCCATGAACCAACTCCGAATGTGGCCGATGAATATCCACCGCCACCACCTTATGAAAACAGAAATCAACAAGGCCAACAACAACCTCAATTCCCGCCGCAACAACCACCGCAATACCCACCACCTGCTCAGCAACAGCCACCGCAATACCCACTACCTGCTCAACAGCAGCCTCCGCAGTACCCACCACCATCACAACAACCTAACCAAGCCTATCCTCCACCGCAGCGGCCCGCGCCGTACCCACCGCAACAAAACATGCAATACAATCCAGCGTACCCGAACGGGACAAACCAGCAGCCAGCGGCGGCGGCGTATCCGCCACAGCCAGTACAGTATCCGCCAAAAAGTCCAGCGGCGAATCAGATGTACGCAAATGTAGGACCACAAGCGACGCAGCCTCAGACCGTTTACGCCCCTAACGTAGCGCCACAAGTGTTTCCTCAACCGGCATTCTTGCCTCCTGATCAAGGACAGGGCATGCCGCCTGTTTCACCGCATAAACATGTGGCAGGGATCCCGGTGGTGAATGGTGGTGTTGACGGTTGGCGGACTGGcctttttgatttcatggatgatcCGATGAACG ctCTAGTGACAGCCTTCTTCCCATGTTTGACATTCGGCCAGATCGCCGAAATCGTGGATGACGGCCACACAA CTTGTGGAACCAGTGGACTGCTTTACGGTGCAATCGCGTTCTTAATTGGATTGCCGTGCCTAATGTCGTGCACTTACAGAACCAAACTAAGAAACAAATTCGGTTTGCCGGAAGCTCCGGCACCCGACTGGGTCACTCACTTCCTTTGCGAGTGGTGTGCTCTTTGTCAAGAATACAGGGAGCTTCAGCTTAGGGGCTGGGATCCTTCTATTG